The sequence CGTGGGCACACTGCTCGCTCACACATGTTTTCCCTGACAAATCTCTCTAGTTAGTTATCCACCACATGAGCAAACTTGCTGCATACATAAAGAAACATGCCTTTTCACTGTAGCACACAGTGTTCCAATTATTGCAATGCCAGGCTCTAGTACTCTGTGAAGTGTGTGCAATGTGAGGTATCTCGTTGCCTCTGCATACATGTGCATTGCTACACGACCTGCTGCTGTTATTCTGCAAGTTCAATGGAACTGCCATGGTGCAGTGTTAGAGAGCTGGCTTTGAGCTGGCTGTAAGTTCGAAGCATATCAGGGATAAGGatcttctttcttctctctctcctaAAATGAAGGTTTCCCGAGAGGCCCATCTTTGATGACAAACCGACCAATCGGAATGCCTGCGAGCAGTCCACAGAATCGCTATCAAAATTAAAAAGCGAAGTTGTTCTTAGTGAGCAAGCGTTTCACAGGAAGGACAGCAGTGCTCCATGAATAGGGGACGTACTAGTAGTGTAAAACCCGACCAGCGAGAACAAATGCCAATGATACCACCGGTTTTCACCAGATTTGGTGCAGCATAGGCACCGGGTCTCATGTGGCTGTGGTGGGTGACATGACTACTACTCCCCGCTTGGAGACATGGAGTTTGCCTCCATGCCTGGCCTCATTTGGCTGCGCTACGTAGTGAAGGGCGCCATCAATGATGCTCTGCAAAACGGATGCTAATGCCAGAATCGCCTATCCTGAGAAAAGCATGGCCAATGTGGACGTCGCTGAATGATGCCACTGCGGAGTCAATGGATTGGAGGCTTGTTAGGCATCTGAAGACTTCTGAGCAGCTGCCCGTGTTGTGTTGCTATACCATAAAGCTGAAAGATTGTTGCAATGGTCAAGCTATATGAAGACGTCACACTGCTCTATATTAGCTTGATAATTCAATAAAATTTGAATAATTCAACCTTCGTATAATTCTAACACAACACAGTCTTCAAGAGAGAATTAACTTGAGTTAGTGCACATAGGGTGCTTTATTTTAACATTAACatcatttttaaaaattgcctgttccATTAGCACAAATTTACTTAATTAGCTGGAATGCTCGGAGAGATATACAATATTTACACTGGAAATCAACATACCTAACTGACTAATTAATAAATATACAGTAATTAAGTTTTCAACTGATTAAGTACCCATCTGCTGTACAGGAATTGAAGCCAGTGAAttcacaaggcacatccacttggaatgaatttcagGACCAGCACCAGTTTTGAAATAAGCACagtcaaacttgctgtaaaaataCACTGTTGTTGTACTTACTTTTGTAACAAAGCACCTTTTTAAGCACTCAAGCTCAAAAGTAACTGGTACACCAATGCATATTGCTGCAATCTTTGGGAATGCAtacctcaaaactggtgtcatcctcaaaCTTCTTTCAAAGTAGATACAACTTCAAAAGTCaccagctagaatttgtaaactgcaacaTATGGCATGAAGCAATTAGTTTAAATGTTAATTAGCAAGAAACTTGCAGTTAGTCAAATATTCACTTTCATTTATTCTGGAAATAATGTCTGTTTCTGAGAGTAATCTAGATCAGAAAGTAGAATTCTGCTACATGTCCTGAATAATATTTAAAAATTCTGTTATTGGTAAAATAAAACACTCTGCATATGGCTTATGCAAGAGCCACCTACCAAGCGGCTGTTGAGGGCATGAGAAGTGGCAAGTACAACTTTTCGGACTCCACTGCCAACGATGGGCAGCAGGTGCTTGACCAGACAGTTCAGCACATTCGCCTCCCGCCTCAAGGTGTCTGCAGATGAACTTGAAGGCGAATCCTCATCGGAGGAGCTCCCGCCGGATTCGTCAAAATCTGCGTCTTCATCAGCATGCTctttgctgtgcttgctttcGTAATAAGGGTCTGGCCACAGTGGTACGTGGTCCCATAACCCTGGAAGTAAACATTAGGTACCCCTTTCAAATATCAGCAAAAGCTCGCACTACACAAGCCAGTCAAGTGCTATCAACCACAACCCTGCCACTAAGTGTTAGGCAACATTCATGCTGGCGAGTCCCAGAAATCCCGCAACCATGCTGGTTGCGAAGTGACAGTCGTAGAGGGTCAGTTTGGTCAAGAAGTGACTGTACTGGCTCAATTACTCACTGCTTGATTTTTCTGCTGCGCAGCTGGAATGTCAATGCTGCTGAACCAATCAGCGTCAGAGAAGCCGGACATCGGAATTCGCTGAGAGTTATATTATGTGGCGATGGTCGTGCGAGCAGACTTGAACGGCACGAATCTAGACATTTCGGTATGGCGATGGGCAGGTCACACTTGGCTGTATTAACATCTTTTGCCTCAAGGTACTCGTTGGCCACAAGTCGCGGTCGGTCAAGCAACCTTTTTCAATTGGCGCTATAAATGCCACCTTAGGATGCATTCATGCGAGCAATTGACAAAAGTCACACAGCCAACTGCAACCTGTGACCACGGAGCGACTCGAGGTGAGCGATGTTTACATGGCCAAGTGCAACGTACCAGTCACCACACCAAAATCTCTAGAAATTGGTGCTGTTCGAGCCTGCACCTTCATTCCTTATATCCCTGTTCATTACGTTGAAGTCCGACTGTCATGCCACCCTCATCCCTTATACCTCCTATGCTAAGCCAGGACTTCAACATTTACTCGAAATTCGGACGGTTCGCAACCCTAGTGCACCATGGCTGCAGTGGCGTAGCACAACTCGTGGTGAGATTGGCCTATTAAGGTGTCAAAAGAGTATTGGCACAAAAATTGTCTCATTTTTGCATCTGTATTGTACAGATTTCGACTGAGTATTTACACTACGGAACATCAATTTCAGAAGGGAAGTTGCCAAATAATTAATTTTGTTACCTTTTGATGAGAACAGTTTAAAATCTACACCAAGTACAGCGTGGCTTCTTACATGAGCCAGGAAACTATTCACATAACCAAAGCCTGATGTGACATTCTCGTGGTACCAGACTTCACTGCGTGTGAGTGCATGCCCACACATGCAAGAAGACACACACTATGACCGTCGTATTACAATCAGCACATAAGGGAACAAGAGGGGAGAGTGAGTTACCCTGTGTTTCCGAAAGAGGTGTACAATTCCTTGCTTTATGTTTGAAGGTGCATTGCATTTGTTCTGAGTTTTGCGCTAGTTGCATAAAAGGTGATGCAATTAATTATGTGTGGTGCTTTCAAGAAATTTAGGCTGCATACCGTAATTATAGAGTTGACAGGTAGTTTCtacaaaaagaaagggaaaagcaGGACACAGTATTCTTGTGCCATACTCCTTTAAAGAATGATAAAATAATACAGACATCTCACTGCCAACTTTTCAGCACTTCGAACCACAGTGCCTGCATCTTTCTGTGCCATTTCCATGCAGTCAAGAAACTAATTCTTTGAGGTGTCATAGGATTTCTTCACGTCTTGCAACACGACACTGCAATAAAGCACACGATAAGGTTCAACAGCTCTGAAAGCTAAAAACCAGCTTTAAAAATATCCCATCATAagttatcagcagcagcagattCCAAGTCATAACTTGTGGTGAATGATTATTATGTGCAGTATTGTGAAGAAGCAGTACAACCAATATTCTAGAGCCAATGGCACAGCTTACCCAGAGCCCAGTGGACGGGCATCAGGTCCTTCCAGAGGGCCGGCTCCCGAGAGATGCTGTACCAGCTCTTGCAAACGCCGCCGCAGACCGAGCGGTCGCGGGCGTTCAGGCGTGCGAAGATGTCGAGCAAAATCTCCTGAGGCATGTCAGCCCATGATGGGAGATCGTCAGAGTCGTCTTCATCGCTGTCCGCTTCTGTGTACAATACACAAAAGATGCTTTATAATGAGCCGGCTCTTTCCCTTTCATTACACAATGTTAAAGGCCAACTACAGCAAAACTTTGGGCTGTGTAAACAGCCTAGTTTCAGACAGTGTAGACATAGAGCAGCCTTCGTGCAAAATTTCAAATGTGAAATATGAGTGGATAAGTCACAAAAGACTCGCAAAAGCACATTTTTTTCAGACGAAAACTGAAGAAAATGCTGTCATTAGCACTTGCAGGAAAGTCACCGGGATTGGTTGTTGCCCGTGACTTCCTGCGCATGTAGTCTGCACATGTAGCACATGTagtctgcttaggtgctgtttgGAAGGCTGCTAGTGATAAACTTATAAGATTACCAACCCCGCAGCTCTGCCAATATTACTTCACTAACATACACTACTCATTTGTAACCAACTTAGCTAAGGTGAAATTTTGTTGAAGTTGGCCTTTAAAGAGGCCCTAATACTTTTTTTTGAAACCTGATCAACAGGGTGGAGTTAGTGGAATGCCATTCAAGgaatatatttctgaagaaattTCAGAGAGATACTACAAACAGAGATATAATGAGTATGATGTGATGTGAAGTTCAAACTCCACTCGATTCCAGAGTGTTGGCGGTAATTTTTTAATTTTAATCTTCAGTAGTTACATTAGCATTTGCTCCATCCTAAAATGTTACTGCACTGTTTGGTTTGCATTTTCTTCCCTGCACATACAAACATATAATTTATCTAGAGTGGTTCATTCTTTCCACGTTGGAACTTACTGACCTTTAATGCATAGCAGCAAACAAATGAAACGTGATAATAATGTAAGAGTGTTAGGTCTTCAGCACACTCCATACCGTGTATTACAGCCCTGGGGAGGTCTTTTTCTGCCCAGTACATTACAGTACAATGCTGTCTGCTGCATTAATAAAGGCAAATTAACAAACTCACTCTGGTCGATGTTCTCAAGTTCCACATGGCATTTCTCCTGTGAACACTGTTGCTGCCACTTGGTGTGCTCACGAATCACTCGCTCCTTCAGCAACTTGAGCTCTTCATACCCAAAGTACTGTATCAGCATGGGCTGAAAGACCTGGTACACGAACAAGGTGTGTCATTCACTGTGGCATGTGAGCAGTCAAAGCAATAGATGTCGCGCTTCTATGATTGCCGTTGGTCATGACTCAGCACAAGACTTCCAGATGAAAACAAGATGTCACAGTAGACACAAATAGAAATAATTTTGAGTGTAAAGATGTCATAGAAAAGTGCTGCATTTAGAGGATCTGGACAGAGATACAGTATACATGATGGTATGTTACGGGTGACAGCAATCGTCAATTCATCCCAGTAGTGTGCCTGAATGTCTAAATAGTATGTCTGTGAAGTGCATTTGACACAGGTCTCCGTGTACATGCAGCAGTCCCAGTCAATCAAGGCAGCTTTAGCTAACTGAAAGCATTGAAAGGAAGCATGCCGTACGGAAGATCGGCACTACACGTTCGGTCTCTTGAAGATGCTAACCGTTCTACATGAATGCACAACACTTTAATACTACTACATTGGGTATATAAGGAAATATTACCACTGCTTACGCTAAACAATAATTCATAATATTAGAGCACAATATAAGGTGGCCCAACACAGAACTCATGTACGCACAAGTGAGCACCCACATGAACAACAGATACTTGAAGACATCAAATTAAAAGCAAAATTTTGTTCGTTTTGCTTATTTGTTTCATGTAGTTATTTTCCGTTGCTTACAATCAAGCCTCCACAAATCCAAATGCAAAGACTTATCGTGTCATCGCCCACACTCTAGAAGAATGAGCAGTCAACACCCATGCCATAATTACAATACTGTTTTTGTCACCGAGACTTCATTTTCATTAAAAGCTGCAAAGCTTTCTATGAAGGTATTCCCATAAGTTCTCGGCCCAACTCGGAGTGAAGTTGTGAAGGCAAATAAACTAATGTTACTTTTTGCTGTGGCCTTCTTCAATGTCCACACATTTAGCCCCATGATGCTTGAGCACTTGAATCACTGTAGAAAAAAAGGTTGAAAACTTAGtccagaaaaaaataacaatcaCAGCTTCAATCACACTGTCAGAAATATAAAAGTGTAGGCTGGAAAGTTAGCCACTGTAGGCATGGCGGCTTAGTGGCCTTGCCGCCCTCATTAAGCACAAGGTTGCATGTTCGACTACAGCTGCAGTATCCACATCCTGATGAAGGTAGAGAGCAACAAACTAAGCCAGACCTTAGCATCGCTAACTCTCGAAGTATTATCACATACTTCCAAtgtgattgactgattgattgattcattcattcatctattCATTCATTTCtccttaagggcccgaaggcattaaaTAAGTGGGGACATACCGAGATGCAACATGTGACGATTGTGATGTCTTGACAGTGGTGTATGTGTGCGTCACAGCCAATTTCACACACTCTCCTTTATCAAAGTGGCGTTTGTGTGCCTCGTATCTCTTACAAACTTGCAATTTTGTAAACACTGACTCGCTCGCGTATGCTCAGCATACCTTGAGTTTTGTTTAGATACCTCCAAAGTGAGCAAAGTCCACATGTAAAGCCATAGGGAAATGAGTGAtcgatggtgggatcgaacctgtCTTCCAGTGCTGCAGCTTAaggctctaaccattaggccacgattgCACACATGCTTTTCTCATGTCAAAGTCTCTCTTCAAAACGCCTGACATGTGCGTcacatgccaatttctcagattCTTCCCTTGTGAGAGGTAGTGCTTCGAGATGCTGTGTTAGAATGCATCAGCCCATATTCTTCATCAGAGGAATGTGACACGTCCAAAATAGGTGAACTCTGCCTATAATGCTATCTCATTAAAAGATCACGTAGGTGAACATAAAGAGGGGTGGGGAGGCTCTGCTACGCCTTTTCTTGCAATTGAGTGACACACTAGAATGAGTGCGACGCGTTTTAAGGAAATTTTTGAAAGGAACCTAGTATGAATGGAAGTATAAAAAGTGCAATGTTTACTATACTCATTACCCCTCAACTCAATGAATTCTCTCAATGGAGCACTCCCAGTAGGAGTGCCCTGCCTGtcagtcatttctttcttttcttctttgtgcaaTACAGTATCTGACAAAAGCACCTCAGGGTCCCTAAATGGCATTAcatggacactaaagagaaatgcTAAATCTGTTGAGACTAATACATTATTTGttcaaaactctattttcatAAGTTTTACAGTTGCAAGTTGATTACTAGAAGACAATAGGAAAGTCAAAGTTTAAATTTTTAAGTTTCACACCAAAACTCCAGTGCCAGTACATCAGTGTGATGTGACAGATTTcggactttcttctttttttcatatttgggccATATTGGCTCAGTAACCATTCATGAAGCTTGCCAAGTTCAGACTTTGTCCCTTTTAGAATATTTAGAATACAGAGCAGCACACCTTTACCAATAAAAATTTAACTAGGGCAGAGCAGATGCCGTCAGAATCAATAACATCATGGTGATCAGGCACGGGAACTTCAAGGCCACATGTATTTTGTTTTTGTAACTTTTCTGGCATACCAAGCCTCCTCTTATGGTAACAGTGACTTTTTTGTATTGCAGAAAGGCAAAAGGGTAACTTATTAGCacagctcaaattatttttctttttagtgtccctttaataactGCCACTTTGTTGAAAATCAAAAAGGGTGTCCACACGTGCCTTATGACTGGCATCTAAGGGTTATTACACATCATATAATGTCATTTCCGAGTTGTCTAAGGCAGAAGAAAGGTGTAGCTTAGGAATGTCGCTGGAGAGAGCAAGCGATCAATTTCGCAAGACTTTAAATTGCTGCTGTACGCAGCAGCATAATGGTTGGTTAGCATGTTAACAGCAGCATTGAGTACAgatcagaaatgttttttttatagTGCTAGAAAAGCGTTTCAGTACCCCTTAAAAAAAACTCGTCATCAACACTGATTCCGAGGCCTCCACTACAGCATCCTTCATAGACAAGCCGTAGCTTTGGAGTGTGAGCATACTGATTATTGTCACTATAGCAGACGGCCATTTTTTTAATCTCAGGGAACCTTGATATGCCTGATTGACACAGACTGCTCAGTGTGCTACAAGGCTTACGATAAAAAATCCACTGGAGCAGACAGAAGTTCCTCCTGCAATCTTTAAATTAAAAAAATTCCTTGTCCCAATGCTAACACAGAAGGGCTTTCTTCTTGCCCATGCTCACATGCTGGATACTTTTGGTAGCAACCTATAGACAGCGAATCAATTACAATGTACTGTTTTACAGTGGCCTTTCAGTTCGTAGATAATCATTGAGCAACATGCTTCTTGAAATTTAGACAAAAGTGGCCATCACTTTGCCCTTGTTGCCAAAAGACGCCAAGATTGCCTTTTCTGATAGACAAGAAACATTTTGTGCCTGCATTGATAAGACTTTACCTCTTGTGTCGAAAACCATAAAGTTCAATATAAATACTGCTTAAAGGCGAACATTTCGAAGAGATCTGCCTGGCTGCAAACAACAAACTGAATTAAGTTTGAGAAAGCTTGAAGAATTATCAAAACCCAACatttctgagccttcattggtAAAAAATTATACGACCATAAGCACTTCATCCTTTCTTCATTATAGCTAGACTGTGTGCACCGCCACCCGTCCAAGGCCACTGCAATCAAACTGTACAACCAGAACGCTCCGCATTTTAGAATGCAGCATCTGAAGAGTGCCTGTAAATGAAGACAGTCCCGTGCCCTTGCATGTGCTTCTGTGCCAGCTGAGAACTTATGGGAAAGCCATCATAGTTCAAGTATGCGCAATTAATCCACTGCAACATCAATCTTAAATAATTCCTTTTCAAACGACTGTAAGTTCAGCATGTTGGTATGCAGTACTGAAGAAggcaaaagaaggaaaaggagagCAGAGCTTTGTGTTCGTGTCTGCATGCCTGATATTTTGTACCATGAGTGCCTTTAGTGTCCATATCTAGGTTGTCGATGTAATGGAAGGAGTTTTACAGTCCCACCTTCATCATACAATCTGTACGTGTGTATTATAAAATGAAAACTcacctcctcttcttctttcatGTGCGGCAAGAATTTCTCGGTGAACTCAATGAGGGCATGCTGAAGCTTCAGGCCATAGTTGACACGTTCCGTTGCTGACTTGTTGGTGCAAGAGTAGCCATCACGAACCAACGCCAGAATATCTGACAGACGGTTGTCGCTGTGGCAGTTGCAGACGGCCGAATCGTGAATAGAGAGCGCCTGCAACGAACAAAGATTTCTACAggtccaaaaagaaaaagatgcaggcactgcttttgttttcattttcagCACCATCGCAAACATTGCTCTTGAACAGAGTTGCCAGGCCGCAACCCAAAATACTCCATTTTCAGCTAAGTCATTAAGTTATGATGTCATAAGTAGCTAATGACTCCAAAGAGGTAAAGTTGTCAATAAGTTGACCAAAAGCTCAtcgaatttttcagctttctcaCTAAGTTGCCAACATCGATATTAAAATGCAACTTTATATCCAACCACCTAGAAACAGTGCCTCGGATGTGCAACGTGGTACTACCTACGAGTTGATCATTCAGAGGGCGGACATCAATGCGAACTTACAGATGACAGGTTAGCAAAGGCATTGACAAAAGAGGCAGGCACATATCCTCAAGAAGCAAATAAAGCTTGATACTACAAAAGACATCAGACCAAAAAAATTTACATTGCTGACACACAGCCAGTGTTGTGTCTCCTTCAAATTTTTTCATGCAGCCATCACAGCAGAAAGATCAACACTGCTCGTTGAAACTGAAATAGGCTAAGTGATGAGTGGATTTTAAGACTTCTACATCTGGCTGATGCAAAACAGAAGTAAGAGAAGCTAATGTGTTATTACGGCAATACAAGGAGCATTATATATTCAGTATTTGTACCAGATGACAATGCAAACACATAGGAAAATAATGGGCAGGACTGACATAGGCCAGCATCCATAAGACACACCACCGTCTGCCCTGTCCACTTTATTTCTATATGTTAGCAGCACATAAAACTAAGGTACAAATGCAAAACCACAACATAATCAAGCTACAACTGAGCACCTGAGCTCAACACCAATAGCACCATGGCGACACACAAAAACTTGTATTTGGGAGCGTTACCAAATAAAATGACGGTGTTATCAAAAGTAACTGCAGGGGGCCACTCGCTAAAAGAACATTCATACAAACACACAATCTGTCATTCAGATAGGTCAAAGCAATTCTGAAGGTTTTCACTGGCCAGCTATGTTTCTAGTGCATTACATAACCGCGTGGTTTTTAACATGCCGTATCTCCTTCAAGTTTATTGCTTTCCTAAAAAACAACAAACAGAAAGCGAAAAATAATGCAGTTTATAAAGCAAAAGGCACCCAAGGGAAACAATACAGATTGGATGACGCACTATCATAATGTGGCTCCCAAAGTAACTATTCTGATTTCATACCTTAGCACAGAGAAAGCGGAGAAAGCTACAGCCCGCACACATCTATTTTAGGAAGTGTGATGAGTGTTGAATAGAAATTTATTTTACAATGTGTCCACTGCTTTTATGTGCCTGTATTACGTGGCTTTATTGTGTGTTCTGTACAAGGAACCATAAAAGTATACTTTCTGCAAACATCTGTGCTTGCAATAACAATCTGTACTTTTGTCTTGGGTCACAATTTCCCTGATTCAACGAAACCGAGGTGAAAATCCTGCTTTCTCCCAGAATTTTCCAGAAATTAAAATTCTGTGAAGATGTCTGGCTTTCTTTGACGTCAGAAACACTGGTAATAGTATTTCGAAATTAACCCTATGGAAATTGGAATGACATGTGCCTTATGTGAAGCAAACAGCAAGGGCATTATTTATTGAGAGAGAATCTTTCAAGTTGCTCATAGCACAAGGTCTCTGCGTGTGAAATGTAGTTGACCCAACAGTCTTGGCATACAGTCTAACGTGTCATCAAAGAGCTGTCTGCTGTTTACTGCAGACATCCGGGATTGCATTTTCATTATCTCAAGTTCCATCAGGTTCATCATACTGCCACATCTGATGCAGTTACAGTCAAACCCCTTAAGAACCGCAAAACAAGAATTGTTAACAGTGCACCAGATGGCATGCCTAAAATAGGCTACATTCCTGTTACGGCTGTCTTCATAAACAGTAAGAGCACATTACTATGAGTAATTGCCCTGTCTATGTAGCACACATAACACACTACATGTGGTCTATTTTGCAGAGATGGCATGTCATCACAGTggggaaatggaaaaaaaaaatatgggtggCACAAataatgttgttgttgttcctgttGTTGTTACTGCCCGCGGCACAAGCCCACAGTGGGATAATGGCCACGAATACTACAGGCAAACAGGCAAGAATATgacagtatggtatggtatggtatggtactccttatgcgatggcgcacacccactgtgggggattggccaagatttggatgaaattaggcTGATGAAATTGGCCTATCACACCTTCAGCTTCTTCTTCAACTTGGTCATGATGAGTTGGTTCTCGATCTGCTCGTGGCACCGGAACTCGCGGAACGTCTGGTACAACTCGTGCAAGAGCGACTCCAGAGCGCTGTAGTCGGCAAAGTCCGTGCAGCCCAGCTGCGGAGAAAGACGACGTTAAACGTT comes from Dermacentor andersoni chromosome 9, qqDerAnde1_hic_scaffold, whole genome shotgun sequence and encodes:
- the LOC126527081 gene encoding F-box/LRR-repeat protein 5-like, with the protein product MAPFPEEVDVFSVPHSRMKRLVEVYNEKLGCTDFADYSALESLLHELYQTFREFRCHEQIENQLIMTKLKKKLKALSIHDSAVCNCHSDNRLSDILALVRDGYSCTNKSATERVNYGLKLQHALIEFTEKFLPHMKEEEEVFQPMLIQYFGYEELKLLKERVIREHTKWQQQCSQEKCHVELENIDQKADSDEDDSDDLPSWADMPQEILLDIFARLNARDRSVCGGVCKSWYSISREPALWKDLMPVHWALGLWDHVPLWPDPYYESKHSKEHADEDADFDESGGSSSDEDSPSSSSADTLRREANVLNCLVKHLLPIVGSGVRKVVLATSHALNSRLLRSILKLCPKVCHLDLSYTDIGDTSFKGLEEHGACSQLEHIDLSGCSWLTDVGLSRLARCLLQRRRALLDGCSASCDQYSTSSLSSNLSWNSLDAWDDPAADVNRCTPVVVHGRSRFCDACPFRSHCSGIVNLLSEPDLSESGVVSLNASANRDLTQEGSSGVGGLRHLNLSGCFSITDSGLLFLANWDLLSHLEYLDVSGCFQLTGEGLRELMLGTPRLQPTNLFYCDYVDNGPFQDSANGCQNLQCFSRACCQSGE